AACCTTCAACTTGCGCATCGTCCGCGCTGCAATTCCAGATTTCCGCATAAGCCGGAGCAATTCTCTTGGGGCGAAAAGGTAATATCAAACCGTTTAGTATTGTAAGCCACAGTGGTCGGGGTATTTCCACTACCCTGGGGTCGGAGAGAAAGTCTCGCAAGAAATCTCTTACGGCGGACGGCGTGGGCTGCGCAGGGGTACCCAGATTCATCAAAACTATCGCTGTGGACATACAAAGACCCGCCTGAAATACAATTTTGCCAGGAATAACCTGCCGGCCATCTTAATGATTGGTCAGTCAACTACAAGGTAAGCGCTTGCGAAACTAAAAAGGAACCCATCGGAGAAGATACAAAAAAGCCCCCAAACGGGGGCTTTTTTTAACAATGTACAGTGCGATCAGCTCAATGCTTCGATGACCTTATCGCGGATCTCATCCATGCTGCCAACTCCCATCACTTTACTGTATTTCGGAGCTGCTTCAGGGGAGCGCACTTCCAGCTCTCGGTAGAAGCCAACCAGCGGCGCTGTCTGCTCGTGATAAACCGCCAAACGCTTGCGCACGGTAGCTTCGGTATCATCACTGCGCTGTACCAGTGCCTCACCAGTCACATCATCCACACCTTCGCTCTTGGGCGGGTTGTACACAACGTGATAGACGCGGCCTGAACCCTCGTGCACGCGACGCCCAGACAAGCGCTTGACGATTTCTTCATCGTCCACAGCAATTTCCAGCACATGATCGATATGCACATCGGCATCCAGCAGTGCTTGCGCTTGGGGAATAGTGCGGGGGAAACCATCGAAAAGGAATCCATTTGCACAATCTGCCTCAGCGATGCGCTCTTTCACCAGGGCAATAATCAGGTCGTCGGAAACCAGTTTGCCGGCCTCCATAATGCCTTTTGCCTGCAAGCCGAGAGGTGTGCCCGCTTTCACCGCAGCGCGAAGCATATCGCCGGTGGAGATCTGCGGAATGCCGAACTTCTCTGTTATGAATTGTGCCTGAGTGCCTTTACCGGCCCCCGGTGCCCCCAAGAGAATAATTCGCATGTTCAGTAAGCCTCCAAAACTATCGACGCACTAAGAGCCGCCGCGCCAAAAGAGCGCTACCTTACACGTCCACCCCAAATTGGGCAAGATTATGACTGTGGTACCGCCATTACCGCAGAATAAACTGCGGCCAATACGGCTACTTATCTGTCTGAATCCTGTCTTTCTATGTCTTTCGCGCGCTCCCAGAGTCGATCAAGCTCTTGCAGGCTGGCATCTTCTGGCCCACGTCCATCTGTCCTGAGGGCTGCCTCAACAGCGCCAAAACGACGCTCGAACTTACGATTACACTGTCGCAGTGCAGACTCAGGATCAACTTTCAAATGCCTGGCCGCGTTTACACAGGAGAACAACAGGTCGCCGAGCTCCTCCCCAGCATGCTCACGATCACCGGTTGCAATAGCCTCGCGCAATTCGGCTATCTCTTCCTCTATTTTGTCCAGCACACCGGTAATATCTGGCCAGTCAAAACCCACCTGTGAGGCACGCTTTTGCAATTTGGCCGCACGCGTCAAAGCGGGTAAGCCCGCGGTAACACCAGCCAGGACTCCACTCTCACCCTTTGCGTTGCGCTCTTCAGCTTTAATGGCATCCCAGTTTTGCTTTACTTGCGCTTCATCCATTGCAGAGGAGCCATTCTCGCCATAGAGCTCTCCGCTGGGGAATACATGAGGATGGCGTCGCACCAACTTGCGTACCAGGGTGTCCACAATACGGGAAAAATCGAAATGACCCTGCTCACGGCCGAGCTGGGAATAGAAGATCACCTGGAACAATAAGTCCCCAAGCTCTTCATGTAGATGTTCGAAATCTTCAAGCTCAATTGCCTCGGCCACTTCATAGGCCTCTTCAATCGTTGAAGGAACAATACTGGAAAATGTCTGTTTCAGATCCCAGGGGCAACCACCGTTTGGGTTGCGCAACTGGGACATTAGGTGGAGTAAGTCCTCCACCGAGTATTGGTCTTGCAAGGATCCCCCTCAGCGCAGCATACGCCGCTTCGCCGATGCGACATTGGGCAGGCGATTGATGCGGTGCAACACGTAACTCAACTCTTCAAAATTATGAATCTCGGCGGTAAGTACCATCTCTACAGTATGCTTATGCTTATTACTGTGCGTCTGCATCGCCGTAATATTGATTTTCTGACTATCGAGCATAGCGGTGACATCGCGCAACAGCCCCAGGCGATCATAGGCTTCGATAACGATTTCCACCGCATAGAGTTCCCTCGGTTTTGCCGCCCAATTAACTTCTAGTACTCGCTCAGACTCCTCTGCCTGCATACGCAGCATATTCGTGCAGTCTTTACGATGTATCGATACCCCGCGACCAAGAGTGATGTAACCCATAATTTCATCACCGGGAACAGGGTTACAACAACCCGCAATATGCGTCAGTAAATTGCCAACGCCTTCGATATAAACATCGGCTTTGCCCGCCCCCGTGGCCACCGGGGCAGTAAGTGAAGGCACACGCTCCGCATTGTCGACCTTTACCATACGCTGGGCGGTATTCAGCACCTGCCCCACACCGATATCCCCAGCTCCCACTGCCGCATAGAGATCATCCAACGAGTGCATATTCAGCTTGGCAGCAAGCTGCTCAAAATTAAAATCACTCAGAGCAAGCTGTTTGAACTCACCATCCAAAATACTGCGACCATCGGCAATATTTTGATCCCGGGCCTGCTGCTTAAACCAGTGGATAATCTTGGCCCGCGCCCGCGAGGTTGTTATATAGCCCATACCGGACGAAAGCCAATCGCGGCTGGGGGCTTCACGTTTACCAGTGAGGATCTCCACCTGATTGGCGGTTTCCAGTTCGTGGTTTAATGGCACTATGCGACCATCCACCTTAGCGCCGCGACAGCGATGACCAATCTCGGTGTGGATTTTATAGGCGAAATCCAGCGGTGTGGCTCCGCGGGGCAAATCGACTACATGGCCATCGGGAGTAAAAACATAGATACGGGAGTCCCCTTCCCCGGTCTGAAGATCTTCTTGTAAGGGATTACCACCCACCTCTTCATGCCAGTCGAGCACTTGTCGCAGCCAAGAGATCTTTTGCTCATAGCTATCTTGGCTCTCTGTTTTCAGGTCGGTGCCCTTATATCGCCAGTGAGCACAGACCCCATATTCAGCCTCCTCGTGCATGGCAAAAGTACGGATTTGCACTTCCAGCACCTTGCGTTCGGGGCCGATCACCGCAGTGTGCAGGGAGCGGTAGCCATTCTCCTTCGGAGAGGCAATATAGTCATCAAACTCGTTGGGAATATTGCGCCAGAGGTTATGTACAATCCCCAGCACCGCGTAACAATCCCGCACGGTAGGCACCAGTATGCGTACAGCACGAATGTCATAAACCTGAGAAAAGCCGATATTCTTGCGGCGCATCTTACGCCAGATACTGTAGATATGCTTTGCGCGACCATAGACATCACCCTCTATATCCGCCCGCGCCAGTTCTGAGCGAAGAAGCTCCAGCACCTCATCGATATATTCTTGTCGCGCCATCCGCTTTTCATCTAAAAGGCGCGCTATCTGTTTGTAGTCTTCAGGCTCAAGGTAACGGAAGGACAAGTCCTCCAACTCCCACTTGATATGCCCTATGCCAAGGCGATGCGCCAGTGGTGCATAGACATCGGCCACCTCGCGAGCGACTCGCTGGCGCTTAGTGGGCTCAGCATTCTTGGCCGCACGAATTGCACAGGTCCGCTCGGCAAGTTTGATCAGCGCAACGCGAACATCATCAACGAGCGCCACCAACATACGGCGGATATTTTCCGAGTGCTCCTCTACCGCACCGCTTTTGCTTTCCTCACCAGTATCGGCACTGCGACTGCGAATCGCCGCCATGCGCAATACCCCGCGAATAAGCTTGGCTACAACCGACCCAAACTCCTCTTCAACGCTTTTAAGCGCGAGGCGCTTCTCTCGTACTGCTCGGTAGAGCACTGCAGCCACCAGTGCTTCAGAATCAATTTGCAAGTCCGCCAGGATTTCCGCCATTTCAAGGCCGGTGGCAAAACTGCTGGCACCCTCTGCCCAAATATTTTCCGCGGCAATAGCCTGTTGTTCAGCTTCAGCACTTACTTCTGCTGCACGGCGCAAGGTCACTATGGCAGCCCCATCCAGCCCAGCCAGTTTTTGCACATGGCGCAACCAAGCTTCCAGGTCGTGCTCTCTCTCACCTCCAAAGGAATGATGTTTTCTGACTTGAACCATGTTTTAACCGGGCCGAAACAGGAATTTGTAAGCTTACTAGCATTGCTCAGTGGCTTGCATGATGGCAAAACCAAGCAAAAACAATAACTTCCCAAATTAGGGACGCTTCTATCATAGGTTTGGTCAGACTAAAGTCCACGATTTTCTTTATGTTTTCAACAAGCTGCGTGAAATTTAGCGATAACTCACCCCAGTGGATATGGCTTGATACTGGAAACTGCAAACGACAATACCAATTGGTCAATCACATTGAGCAGCGAGAATTCTTACCGAGGAGAATGCGATCAAAGGAAAGCTTGTCGGGCTGAAAGGCTTTTACAGAGAGGCCCTCTCATTTTCAACATCTCAGCGGTGACACTGAAAAACCGAGAAAACCAGTCTCTATTACAGCCTTTTTAGTGGAAGCCTATTCATTAGCCACATAAAGAGAGCTTTAAGCCCTCACCTGCCGCCCACAGCTAATTAATGGTCTTTGTTTTAATAAAACAATCTACGCACTGACAATCTTAAACTGAGAACACGCTTAAAATCAGAGCGTCAAAAAAAACTAAAAATAAAAGTCGGAGAGAGGAAATATCAAATATACGCAGATAGATTGGCAGGCATATAAAAAATCACACTAAAGTCGGGGGCAACAAAAAATCTGCACACCCGACTGTGCCTTTTTTCCCAGCCTTACTGATTGAACAATCCCGAGGATAAATAGCGATCACCGCGGTCACAGATGATTGCCACAATTATGGCATTCTCCACTTGGCAGGAAAGGCGCAGTGCTCCGGCAACCGCTCCGCCGGAAGAAACACCACAGAAGATGCCCTCTTCACGCGCCAGCCTACGTGTCATTTCCTCCGCTTCCCGCTGATCCATATCGATAACGAGATCCACTTCCTCTGGGACAAAAATTTTTGGTAGGTAAGCCTGTGGCCATCGGCGAATTCCGGGAATACTGGAACCATCGGTTGGCTGCAGACCCACAATCTGAATCTCCGGCTTCTGCTCTTTCAGAAAGCGGCCGCAGCCCATTATGGTACCTGTGGTCCCCATAGAAGAGACAAAATGAGTAATTTCCCCAGCGGTCTGCTGCCAAATTTCGGGCCCGGTACCCTCGTAATGGGCCAGAGGATTATCCGCATTGGCAAATTGATTAAGCACGAGGCCACGACCTTCGGTCTGCATTTGAAGAGCCAGATCCCGAGCACCTTCCATTCCCTCCTCCGCGCTGACCAAAATCAGCTCGGCACCGTATGCTGTCATAGAAGCCTTACGTTCTGCGGTAGCACTGTCCGGCATAATCAGGATCATACGATAACCTTTAATGGCAGCTGCCATTGCCAGTGCGATGCCCGTATTGCCGCTGGTAGCTTCTATCAAGGTATCCCCTGGTTTAATCTGCCCTCTTGCCTCGGCGTGGTTGATCATTGATAGAGCTGGGCGATCTTTTACCGAACCGGCCGGATTATTACCTTCCAGCTTGAGCAAAATCGTATTGCTGGTATCACCGGGGAGGCGTTGCAGCTTGATCAGTGGCGTATTACCTACGCAGTCAGCAATCGTTGGGTAATCCATAGTACCTTGAGTCCAGACATATTGCGGCCGCACAGTGTACCCGATGCTCCCTCTCGGGCTAAATACCGACTATTTTGGTGGACTATATAGTCGAGTTATTACAAGTATCAAAAAATCGCAAAGCAGAAAACATTTACCCAGAGCAGCCCGTATAGGAGTGCGCCTCCTCTCGCATAGGGGTAAAAT
The DNA window shown above is from Microbulbifer variabilis and carries:
- the adk gene encoding adenylate kinase, whose translation is MRIILLGAPGAGKGTQAQFITEKFGIPQISTGDMLRAAVKAGTPLGLQAKGIMEAGKLVSDDLIIALVKERIAEADCANGFLFDGFPRTIPQAQALLDADVHIDHVLEIAVDDEEIVKRLSGRRVHEGSGRVYHVVYNPPKSEGVDDVTGEALVQRSDDTEATVRKRLAVYHEQTAPLVGFYRELEVRSPEAAPKYSKVMGVGSMDEIRDKVIEALS
- the mazG gene encoding nucleoside triphosphate pyrophosphohydrolase; its protein translation is MQDQYSVEDLLHLMSQLRNPNGGCPWDLKQTFSSIVPSTIEEAYEVAEAIELEDFEHLHEELGDLLFQVIFYSQLGREQGHFDFSRIVDTLVRKLVRRHPHVFPSGELYGENGSSAMDEAQVKQNWDAIKAEERNAKGESGVLAGVTAGLPALTRAAKLQKRASQVGFDWPDITGVLDKIEEEIAELREAIATGDREHAGEELGDLLFSCVNAARHLKVDPESALRQCNRKFERRFGAVEAALRTDGRGPEDASLQELDRLWERAKDIERQDSDR
- the relA gene encoding GTP diphosphokinase — protein: MVQVRKHHSFGGEREHDLEAWLRHVQKLAGLDGAAIVTLRRAAEVSAEAEQQAIAAENIWAEGASSFATGLEMAEILADLQIDSEALVAAVLYRAVREKRLALKSVEEEFGSVVAKLIRGVLRMAAIRSRSADTGEESKSGAVEEHSENIRRMLVALVDDVRVALIKLAERTCAIRAAKNAEPTKRQRVAREVADVYAPLAHRLGIGHIKWELEDLSFRYLEPEDYKQIARLLDEKRMARQEYIDEVLELLRSELARADIEGDVYGRAKHIYSIWRKMRRKNIGFSQVYDIRAVRILVPTVRDCYAVLGIVHNLWRNIPNEFDDYIASPKENGYRSLHTAVIGPERKVLEVQIRTFAMHEEAEYGVCAHWRYKGTDLKTESQDSYEQKISWLRQVLDWHEEVGGNPLQEDLQTGEGDSRIYVFTPDGHVVDLPRGATPLDFAYKIHTEIGHRCRGAKVDGRIVPLNHELETANQVEILTGKREAPSRDWLSSGMGYITTSRARAKIIHWFKQQARDQNIADGRSILDGEFKQLALSDFNFEQLAAKLNMHSLDDLYAAVGAGDIGVGQVLNTAQRMVKVDNAERVPSLTAPVATGAGKADVYIEGVGNLLTHIAGCCNPVPGDEIMGYITLGRGVSIHRKDCTNMLRMQAEESERVLEVNWAAKPRELYAVEIVIEAYDRLGLLRDVTAMLDSQKINITAMQTHSNKHKHTVEMVLTAEIHNFEELSYVLHRINRLPNVASAKRRMLR
- the cysM gene encoding cysteine synthase CysM, yielding MDYPTIADCVGNTPLIKLQRLPGDTSNTILLKLEGNNPAGSVKDRPALSMINHAEARGQIKPGDTLIEATSGNTGIALAMAAAIKGYRMILIMPDSATAERKASMTAYGAELILVSAEEGMEGARDLALQMQTEGRGLVLNQFANADNPLAHYEGTGPEIWQQTAGEITHFVSSMGTTGTIMGCGRFLKEQKPEIQIVGLQPTDGSSIPGIRRWPQAYLPKIFVPEEVDLVIDMDQREAEEMTRRLAREEGIFCGVSSGGAVAGALRLSCQVENAIIVAIICDRGDRYLSSGLFNQ